The following are encoded in a window of Brevibacillus ruminantium genomic DNA:
- a CDS encoding PAS domain-containing sensor histidine kinase, whose translation MKRDHAFGLNKIKTKMLLFGLVMSILPFLLVGFLNNLISKGKLWEEVDAANRDFVESAADELDLLFSHTFKTMDMINDSLLSTDLSEEDLYFFLHSFLKNSPYLEEISLIDANGDEWYQLNRWRLLVPQTQTTIDRQMAEAVRYGRSYIGSVVAGENGQMMVDAAVPRLGLQGVSGGVRVRLNVGELVQQLALKASLEKTARLYVFDKSLHAVAGTLAPGSSAGSLGEQTVGNRLLLSSLPAHTAKPVSHMFRSPAEETMIGYAMRSRTAGWIVMLEQPADKAFATFARLQENLLLSTLLIGLIVSAISIAAAVFFGKKMERIEMAVRRVADGDFSVRIPVSSSDELGRLASSCNDMAHSLQVKTNQILEEKQRLDMVVSGLGMGLILIDESFRVRWANRTIGMWFGGSGDLLGQACDQAIGENCSLCRDCPMKTRKMVSENQKELVSTRVDEYGRTRYFRHQVFPLNPAKEKSAFLEVIEDITEKREMEAVVVQADKLSAIGLMASGIAHEINNPLGILSVYGQDLRDRMAEEDIATLAETGELQRYLETMDKQIARCKDITTRLLHFSRKSPTAPERVDVHQALDDVILLLSHKVREKQVEVVRELAPGQPVVEAPAGELQQILLNLLTNALYAVDHSGVIHIRTWAKADEILIEIGDNGEGIAVEHLPHVFDPFYTTKPIGQGTGLGLSICYGIVKRLGGDIKMRSQPEEGTHATVVLPLAKEKEHVS comes from the coding sequence ATGAAGAGAGATCATGCTTTCGGCTTGAACAAAATCAAAACAAAAATGCTTCTCTTCGGACTCGTCATGTCCATTCTTCCCTTTCTGCTGGTGGGGTTCCTAAACAACTTGATCAGCAAAGGAAAGCTCTGGGAGGAGGTCGATGCGGCCAATCGCGACTTTGTGGAAAGCGCAGCCGATGAGCTCGACCTTCTGTTTTCGCACACCTTTAAGACGATGGATATGATCAACGACAGCCTCTTGTCCACCGATCTCTCCGAAGAAGACTTGTACTTTTTTCTGCATTCATTCTTGAAAAACTCCCCCTATCTAGAAGAAATTTCACTGATCGACGCAAACGGTGACGAATGGTACCAACTCAACCGATGGCGTCTTCTGGTTCCTCAAACGCAAACCACGATTGACAGGCAAATGGCTGAAGCCGTTCGTTACGGCCGATCCTATATCGGCTCTGTCGTCGCAGGTGAAAACGGTCAAATGATGGTCGACGCGGCTGTCCCGCGGTTGGGGCTGCAGGGCGTCAGCGGCGGAGTTCGGGTTCGCTTGAACGTGGGGGAGCTGGTTCAGCAGCTGGCGTTGAAGGCAAGCTTAGAAAAAACAGCCCGCCTCTATGTATTCGATAAATCCTTGCATGCGGTAGCTGGAACGCTTGCACCCGGCAGTTCGGCAGGATCATTGGGCGAGCAGACGGTTGGGAACCGCCTGTTGCTCTCCAGCCTTCCGGCGCATACCGCCAAGCCTGTGTCACACATGTTCAGGTCTCCGGCGGAAGAGACAATGATCGGGTACGCGATGCGCTCCCGGACAGCAGGCTGGATCGTCATGCTGGAGCAGCCGGCTGACAAGGCGTTTGCCACCTTTGCCAGGCTCCAGGAAAACCTGCTGCTGTCCACACTTTTGATCGGTCTGATCGTGTCAGCGATCAGCATCGCGGCAGCGGTCTTTTTCGGGAAAAAGATGGAACGCATCGAAATGGCTGTACGCAGGGTGGCAGACGGGGATTTCAGTGTCCGCATCCCGGTCTCCAGCTCTGACGAACTGGGCCGGCTGGCCTCCTCCTGCAATGACATGGCACACAGCCTGCAGGTGAAAACCAATCAGATCCTCGAGGAAAAACAGCGCTTGGATATGGTTGTCAGCGGTCTAGGAATGGGGCTGATCCTGATCGACGAATCTTTTCGCGTTCGCTGGGCAAACCGGACGATCGGCATGTGGTTTGGCGGAAGCGGGGACCTGCTTGGACAAGCGTGCGATCAGGCGATTGGCGAAAATTGCAGCTTGTGCCGCGACTGTCCGATGAAAACGAGGAAAATGGTTTCGGAAAATCAGAAGGAACTCGTTTCCACGAGGGTGGACGAATACGGGCGTACGCGTTATTTCCGCCATCAGGTCTTTCCTTTGAATCCGGCCAAAGAGAAATCGGCCTTTCTCGAAGTAATCGAGGATATTACGGAAAAAAGAGAAATGGAAGCGGTCGTCGTACAGGCGGACAAACTTTCGGCGATCGGTCTCATGGCTTCCGGGATTGCGCATGAAATCAACAACCCCCTGGGGATTTTATCCGTTTACGGGCAGGATCTTCGCGATCGTATGGCGGAGGAGGATATTGCAACCTTGGCCGAAACGGGTGAGCTGCAACGGTATCTGGAGACGATGGACAAGCAGATTGCCCGATGCAAGGATATTACCACTCGCTTGCTCCACTTTTCGCGCAAATCGCCGACAGCCCCCGAACGGGTCGATGTGCATCAGGCACTTGACGATGTCATCCTGTTGCTTTCACATAAGGTCCGGGAAAAACAAGTGGAGGTCGTCAGGGAGTTGGCTCCTGGACAGCCAGTAGTGGAAGCCCCTGCAGGGGAACTGCAACAAATCCTGCTCAACCTGCTCACAAACGCTCTTTACGCAGTCGACCATTCAGGGGTCATTCACATTCGCACCTGGGCGAAAGCGGACGAGATTCTCATCGAGATTGGCGATAACGGTGAGGGCATCGCAGTTGAACACCTGCCACATGTTTTTGACCCTTTTTACACGACGAAACCGATCGGCCAGGGAACGGGACTTGGATTGTCCATCTGTTACGGGATTGTCAAACGACTTGGAGGGGATATCAAAATGAGAAGTCAACCGGAAGAAGGAACCCATGCAACTGTCGTATTGCCATTGGCGAAGGAGAAAGAGCATGTATCCTGA